Below is a genomic region from Staphylococcus carnosus.
TAACAAATGGGCTCTCTTTTGGATCAAGGCGATCCCAAGGTGTAATACTCATAATAACCATCAAACTTAATACATAGAAAATAATAATACGGATACCAACACTATTGATAGCTTTCGGTAAGTTTTTCTCAGGATTTTTTGTTTCACGAGCAGTAACCCCGACAAGTTCAATCCCAACAAAACTGAAGACTGCCATTTGAAAGGCCAGTAAGAAGCCCATAACACCATTAGGGAAGAATCCACCATGAGAATAAAGGTTGCTGAATCCACTTTTAATATGATTTGCTGATGTGAATCCGGTAAAAATCATCCATAATCCAATCACAATCAAGAATAAAATAGCAATGACTTTAATAATCGCAAACCAAAATTCAATTTCACCATAAGCTTTTACAGTCATTAAATTCAATGCTAAAAGTAAAAATACAGTGATAATAGCTGTCAGATAAGGCGGGAAGTTCGGCCACCAGAAATTAATATACTTTGTTACAGCCGTGATATCTGCGATACCAGTAGCTACCCAACAGAACCAATAAGTCCATCCTGTAAAGAAGCCGGCCATATGGCCAAGATAATCATCAGCGATATCAATAAATGAATTGTAATTACTGTTAGAAAGCAATAATTCACCTAATGCACGCATCATTATGAATAAGAAGAAACCAATAATGATGTAGGCGAGTAAAATGGAAGGTCCGGCTAACGCAATACTTTTCCCTGCACCCAAGAAGAGTCCAGTTCCGATTGCACCCCCGATAGCAATCAATTGAATATGCCGGTTGCTCATACTACGTTTTAAATCGTTGTTTTCCATAAAATTACACCTCTTTGAAGTTTGTGAAAAAAGAATGGTGTGCACGCTGTGATACCTTCGCTGCATCTCATCCAATTTTTATTTTGTATTGCACGGAATAGAGTTTATGTATGGAAATATTATACACTAAAATTATTGAAAAGAAAGTCAAATTTTTAAATTTTCAAAATTCTAAGAAAATGAAAGCGTTTTATATATAAATAAGACAATATTTGGCGATTTTTTGTAAAATATTCAAAATGATTATTTGTGTTAAACTTTTAGGGAATGAAATGATTAAATACACCGTACAGAATACAGAAAAGGGATGAGAACCTAACATGAAACAAAAATTGGTGACGTTAATGGCATGTACTTTAATATTATCTGCATGTTCAGGAACCAATGAAGAAGCAGACAATGAAAAAGAACCACAGAAAAAAGCAGCACAAAAACAACCAACTGAAAAAGATACTTCTAAAATTAATATGAATCCTGAGATTTTTAAAAACAAGACAAAAATAAAACAATTAGTGAAACAGAAATGAAACGCTACATTCAACAATATTTAAATGCAGATCATGATTTGACAAGAATCACTGAAAACTACGAAGACAAAATGTATTCAGATGAAAAACTGTCTAAAA
It encodes:
- a CDS encoding amino acid permease gives rise to the protein MENNDLKRSMSNRHIQLIAIGGAIGTGLFLGAGKSIALAGPSILLAYIIIGFFLFIMMRALGELLLSNSNYNSFIDIADDYLGHMAGFFTGWTYWFCWVATGIADITAVTKYINFWWPNFPPYLTAIITVFLLLALNLMTVKAYGEIEFWFAIIKVIAILFLIVIGLWMIFTGFTSANHIKSGFSNLYSHGGFFPNGVMGFLLAFQMAVFSFVGIELVGVTARETKNPEKNLPKAINSVGIRIIIFYVLSLMVIMSITPWDRLDPKESPFVNLFVLAGIPAAAGIVNFVVLTSAASAANSGLFSNSRMVYGLSVSESAPKSLGKANRHGVPYNALIFSGVVLFLAALLNYIIPDTVFTVVTTVATIFFIFIWTIILICYIKYRKQHPELHAQSKFKNFFGVVGSYSTLAFFAVVIVILFLAEDTRVALYFSPFWLLLLYVAYKLGGFKNRVSKSK